One window of Fusobacterium sp. IOR10 genomic DNA carries:
- a CDS encoding uridine kinase: protein MKHVIEGRQYETTKLVFLKAVNDLYPEYEVELQNSLNNGSYGEIYKNEKLIVLESEDYNKIHKKMDEIVSRDIPINLITENSEDLKLKAKAIERKDIKSLLENCGWSKIKEVEIEGYRDYFYICPGKSTGIVKDFKIYKYHNGFILKTPMEVFNWKVAPLKDTPKISKAFKEGHLWERIMGINYAGSINKKIFDNEILELILLNETLHNKKIGKISDEIIKKKGVRIVTIAGPSSSGKTTFSKKLLLNLKTSGIDTLAISLDDYYIGRENVPLDENGQKDFETIEALDIKLLNENLKDLINGLDTELPLYDFYTGERKKKTRKVKLPKDAIIIIEGIHGLNDELTKYIPREQKFKIYISCLTQTNMDMHNRVHTTDVRKIRRIVRDSISRKTPGEETLAMWHSIRKGEEKWIFPFQEDADEIFNSSLSYELCILKPYALKELMKISVDSPEYDEAKKLADLLSCFITVDQSIVPTNSILKEFIGGSVFYKY from the coding sequence ATGAAACATGTGATAGAAGGCAGACAATATGAGACAACAAAATTAGTTTTTTTAAAAGCTGTAAATGATTTATATCCAGAATATGAGGTAGAGTTACAAAATTCTTTAAACAATGGCTCTTATGGGGAAATATATAAGAATGAAAAATTAATTGTTTTAGAATCTGAAGATTATAATAAAATACACAAAAAAATGGATGAAATAGTTTCAAGGGATATACCTATTAATTTAATAACAGAGAACAGTGAAGATTTAAAATTAAAAGCAAAGGCTATAGAGAGAAAGGATATTAAATCCTTACTTGAAAATTGTGGATGGTCAAAAATAAAAGAAGTGGAAATAGAAGGATATAGAGATTATTTTTATATATGTCCTGGGAAATCCACAGGTATAGTTAAAGATTTCAAAATATATAAATATCATAATGGTTTTATATTGAAAACTCCAATGGAAGTGTTCAATTGGAAAGTAGCTCCATTAAAGGATACTCCTAAAATATCAAAAGCATTTAAAGAAGGACATTTATGGGAAAGAATAATGGGGATAAATTATGCAGGAAGTATAAATAAAAAAATATTTGATAATGAGATATTAGAGTTAATATTATTAAATGAAACCCTACATAATAAAAAAATTGGGAAAATTTCAGATGAAATAATAAAGAAAAAAGGTGTTAGAATAGTAACCATTGCAGGACCATCATCATCAGGGAAAACAACTTTTTCCAAAAAATTATTACTTAATTTAAAAACAAGTGGAATTGATACCCTGGCTATTTCTCTAGATGATTATTACATAGGAAGAGAAAATGTTCCTTTAGATGAAAATGGACAAAAAGATTTTGAAACAATAGAAGCTTTAGATATAAAATTACTTAATGAAAATCTAAAAGATTTAATAAATGGATTGGACACGGAGTTACCTTTATATGATTTTTATACAGGGGAAAGAAAGAAAAAAACTAGAAAAGTAAAACTTCCTAAGGATGCAATCATTATAATAGAAGGTATACATGGGTTAAATGATGAATTAACTAAATATATTCCTAGGGAACAAAAATTTAAAATATACATAAGTTGTTTAACTCAAACTAACATGGATATGCATAACAGAGTACACACTACAGATGTTAGAAAAATTAGAAGAATAGTTAGGGATAGCATATCAAGAAAAACTCCAGGGGAAGAAACATTAGCTATGTGGCATTCCATAAGAAAAGGGGAAGAAAAATGGATATTTCCATTTCAAGAAGATGCAGATGAAATTTTTAATTCAAGTTTAAGTTATGAATTATGTATTCTTAAACCATATGCTTTAAAAGAATTAATGAAAATAAGTGTAGATTCACCTGAGTATGATGAAGCTAAAAAATTAGCAGATTTGCTAAGTTGTTTTATAACAGTTGATCAATCTATAGTTCCTACAAATTCCATATTAAAAGAATTTATAGGAGGAAGTGTATTCTATAAATATTAG
- a CDS encoding DUF1846 domain-containing protein, whose protein sequence is MKIGFDHNKYLEEQSKFIVERVNNYDKLYLEFGGKLFYDLHAKRVLPGFDENAKIKLLHKLKEKVEVIICVYAGDIERNKIRGDFGITYDMDVLRLIDDLRTFELQVNSVVITRFDDQPATTVFINKLQQRGIKVYKHRATKGYPTEVDTIVSEEGYGKNPYIETTKPIVVVTAPGPGSGKLATCLSQLYHEDKRGKKAGYSKFETFPVWNVPLKHPLNIAYESATVDLQDVNLIDSFHLEAYDEIAINYNRDIEAFPVLKRIIEKITGKASEFKSPTDMGVNRVGYGIIDDEVVREASNQEIIRRYLKTGCEYKKGYADKKSLERAKLIMEEVNLKEEDRKVLVAARERLLKLDDSFNEKSTVAIELEDGKIITGKASETMCAPASAVLNAIKYYAGIDDAIHLISEEITKPIIELKMNNFRNKNTQLNCEEVLIALKICAVTDERAAKAINELSKLRGCQAHSTTILGKNDDQLMGKIGLEMTCDSVFSSENLYYNAL, encoded by the coding sequence ATGAAAATAGGATTTGATCATAATAAATATCTTGAGGAGCAGTCAAAATTCATAGTAGAAAGAGTTAATAACTATGATAAACTTTATTTGGAATTTGGAGGGAAATTATTTTATGACTTACATGCTAAAAGAGTTCTTCCAGGTTTTGATGAAAATGCAAAAATAAAATTATTACATAAATTAAAAGAGAAAGTTGAAGTTATAATTTGTGTATATGCTGGAGATATTGAAAGAAATAAAATTAGAGGAGATTTTGGAATTACTTATGACATGGATGTTCTAAGACTTATTGATGATTTAAGAACTTTTGAATTGCAAGTTAATAGTGTAGTAATTACAAGATTTGATGATCAACCAGCTACAACAGTATTTATAAACAAATTGCAACAAAGAGGAATAAAAGTTTATAAACATAGAGCAACAAAGGGATATCCTACAGAAGTAGATACAATTGTTAGTGAAGAGGGATATGGGAAAAATCCTTATATAGAAACAACAAAACCAATAGTTGTAGTTACTGCTCCAGGACCTGGTTCTGGAAAGTTAGCAACTTGTTTGAGCCAATTATATCATGAAGATAAAAGAGGAAAAAAAGCAGGATATTCAAAATTTGAAACATTTCCAGTTTGGAATGTACCTTTAAAACATCCTCTAAATATAGCTTATGAATCAGCAACAGTGGATTTACAAGATGTTAATTTAATAGACTCTTTCCATTTGGAAGCATATGATGAAATAGCTATAAATTACAATAGAGATATTGAAGCATTTCCTGTTTTAAAAAGAATAATTGAAAAAATCACAGGGAAAGCATCTGAATTTAAATCTCCAACTGATATGGGAGTTAATAGAGTAGGATATGGAATTATAGATGATGAGGTAGTAAGAGAAGCTTCTAATCAAGAAATAATAAGAAGATATTTAAAAACAGGTTGTGAATATAAAAAAGGTTATGCTGATAAAAAGTCCTTAGAAAGAGCTAAACTTATAATGGAAGAAGTTAATTTAAAAGAAGAGGATAGAAAAGTTTTAGTAGCAGCAAGGGAAAGACTTTTAAAATTAGATGATAGTTTTAATGAAAAATCAACAGTTGCTATAGAACTAGAAGATGGGAAAATAATCACAGGAAAAGCTTCTGAAACAATGTGTGCTCCAGCTTCAGCAGTTTTAAATGCAATTAAATATTATGCTGGAATAGATGATGCCATTCATTTAATTTCAGAAGAAATAACTAAACCAATTATAGAATTAAAAATGAATAATTTTAGAAATAAAAACACTCAACTTAATTGTGAAGAAGTTTTAATTGCATTAAAAATATGTGCAGTTACAGATGAAAGAGCAGCAAAAGCTATTAATGAATTGAGCAAATTAAGAGGTTGCCAAGCTCATTCAACAACAATTTTAGGAAAAAATGACGATCAATTAATGGGGAAAATTGGACTTGAAATGACTTGTGACTCAGTTTTCTCTAGTGAAAATTTATATTATAATGCATTATAA